In the bacterium HR11 genome, one interval contains:
- the msbA gene encoding Lipid A export ATP-binding/permease protein MsbA: MTSPRPHAVAPLRRWRDDFRVLYRYVRPYRWAMAGLVLLMALVGATNAGMTYLIQWVMDTLIIRLDFRRLPTLAGAVLLIYVVRALAMYYSTAVSRTIGARVVHDVRRRLFLHVLEQPALFFRRFPSGQLSSRMTHDGTVLQQGVTEVFTDVVLEGFKALAVAMYIFWLNWRLALVALVAVPLLVVPVAVIGHRLRRVTEQFHGAVGDLTHHFHQVLQGLWVVQAYWGQARERRQFEQKTDGLLRLQRRWVFWNALHAPIVEVCLGVALFGLIAYGAYQIRQGDLTPGGFTSFVAAMLMVYTPLRRLSKLNDLLQQTATAAHRLEQVFLYDLRLPEAPVPVTLPVVRGELRFEGVGFRYPGKSTPALIDVNLSVAAGETVAVIGPSGAGKSTLAQLIPRLMDVTEGAVYLDGHDVRTLRLRELRTHVGWVPQEVFLFEDTVFNNIAYGWPAATEADVVRAARQAHAHEFILQLPEGYRTVIGGETTGLSGGQAQRIALARALVRRPRVLVLDEVTSALDSESEAHILAALAELKGTCTMIIIGHRWSMLRLADRIVVMDKGRVVDEGTHDELLRRCALYRRLWRRQVAVPT; encoded by the coding sequence ATGACGTCACCCCGGCCTCACGCCGTCGCGCCGTTACGACGCTGGCGGGACGACTTCCGGGTCCTGTATCGATACGTGCGGCCCTACCGGTGGGCGATGGCCGGCCTCGTCCTCCTGATGGCCCTCGTCGGGGCGACCAACGCCGGCATGACGTATCTCATCCAGTGGGTCATGGACACGCTGATCATCCGGCTCGACTTCCGGCGGCTCCCGACCCTGGCCGGGGCCGTCCTGTTGATCTACGTCGTGCGGGCCTTGGCGATGTACTACAGCACGGCCGTCAGCCGGACCATCGGGGCCCGGGTCGTCCACGACGTGCGCCGTCGCCTGTTCCTGCACGTCCTCGAACAGCCGGCCCTGTTCTTCCGGCGGTTCCCGTCGGGCCAGCTCTCGAGCCGGATGACCCACGACGGGACGGTCCTCCAGCAGGGCGTCACCGAAGTCTTCACGGACGTCGTCCTGGAGGGCTTTAAGGCCCTCGCCGTGGCGATGTACATCTTCTGGCTGAACTGGCGGCTCGCCCTGGTCGCCCTGGTCGCCGTTCCCCTCCTCGTCGTCCCCGTGGCGGTCATCGGCCATCGACTCCGGCGGGTCACGGAGCAGTTTCACGGGGCCGTCGGCGACCTGACCCATCACTTTCATCAGGTCCTGCAGGGCCTGTGGGTCGTCCAAGCATACTGGGGCCAGGCCCGGGAGCGACGGCAGTTCGAGCAAAAGACCGACGGCCTCCTCCGGCTCCAGCGCCGGTGGGTCTTCTGGAATGCTCTTCACGCCCCCATCGTCGAGGTCTGTCTGGGCGTCGCCCTGTTCGGCCTGATCGCGTACGGGGCCTACCAGATCCGGCAGGGCGACCTCACGCCGGGCGGCTTCACGTCCTTCGTGGCGGCCATGCTGATGGTCTACACGCCCCTGCGGCGCCTGAGTAAGCTGAACGACCTCCTTCAGCAGACGGCCACGGCGGCCCACCGTCTGGAGCAGGTCTTCCTCTACGACCTCCGCCTGCCGGAAGCGCCGGTCCCCGTGACCCTGCCGGTCGTGCGGGGCGAACTCCGGTTCGAGGGCGTCGGCTTCCGATATCCGGGCAAGTCGACGCCGGCCCTGATCGACGTAAACCTCTCGGTCGCCGCCGGTGAGACGGTCGCCGTCATCGGTCCCAGCGGGGCCGGCAAATCGACGCTGGCCCAGTTGATCCCGCGCCTGATGGACGTAACGGAGGGGGCCGTCTACCTGGACGGCCACGACGTTCGGACCCTGCGTCTGCGGGAGCTCCGGACCCACGTCGGGTGGGTCCCCCAGGAGGTCTTCCTCTTTGAGGACACCGTGTTCAACAACATCGCCTACGGCTGGCCGGCGGCGACCGAGGCCGACGTCGTCCGGGCGGCCCGGCAGGCGCATGCCCACGAGTTCATCCTGCAACTCCCCGAGGGTTACCGGACGGTCATCGGTGGGGAGACGACGGGCCTCTCGGGCGGCCAGGCCCAGCGGATCGCCCTGGCGCGGGCCCTCGTGCGGCGGCCCCGCGTGCTCGTCTTGGATGAGGTCACGTCGGCCCTCGACAGCGAGTCAGAGGCCCACATCCTGGCGGCCTTGGCCGAGCTGAAGGGGACCTGCACGATGATCATCATCGGCCACCGGTGGTCCATGCTCCGGCTGGCCGACCGCATCGTCGTGATGGACAAGGGGCGGGTCGTCGATGAGGGGACCCACGACGAGCTGTTGCGGCGCTGTGCCCTTTACCGGCGTCTGTGGCGGCGACAGGTCGCCGTCCCGACGTGA